A stretch of Sulfurimonas autotrophica DSM 16294 DNA encodes these proteins:
- a CDS encoding cache domain-containing protein translates to MKLYQKYLAILLLLLVVFIGYFYLQNKQEFTNRVHTVLLNILNKQVENEKARAFNFAFALSQNETLQSSLKNNDAKKAYEILQTHMNALETFSGSKIRIQILSKDLTIFARSWDNSDAGVNVKAYRPDLQEMKKTLIPHLSYEAARRLVLIASIPIVDNKQCIGFVEVIQRFDSLEHYFAQYDIDIIALLDDKYQKQSVLLQKNSRIKNMIVANNGANINHIQNLRRLDLTKLENLGSQQTKDYLYISKVILNSKAQRIGYFILILSKEKLKLFNSFENELESFFTYSRKDLYSTIVNKDKSTNPYCDLTAKGLLSLKQCAAQKDRACLEKQLREKLHSYTKEELISLLLDANSQKISRGKIK, encoded by the coding sequence ATGAAACTCTATCAAAAGTATCTCGCTATATTATTGTTACTCTTAGTAGTCTTTATCGGCTACTTCTATTTACAAAATAAACAAGAGTTTACGAATAGAGTGCATACTGTTTTGCTTAATATTTTAAACAAGCAGGTAGAGAATGAAAAAGCCCGCGCCTTTAACTTTGCTTTTGCCTTATCTCAAAATGAAACACTCCAATCATCGCTTAAAAACAATGACGCGAAAAAAGCCTACGAAATACTACAGACACATATGAATGCCCTTGAAACATTCAGCGGTTCAAAAATTCGTATTCAGATTCTCTCAAAAGATTTAACAATATTTGCACGCAGCTGGGATAACAGTGATGCAGGTGTTAATGTCAAAGCATACCGTCCTGATTTGCAGGAGATGAAAAAAACACTTATACCGCATCTCTCTTATGAAGCGGCAAGGCGGCTTGTGCTCATAGCATCTATTCCCATAGTAGATAACAAACAGTGTATCGGATTTGTAGAGGTCATTCAGCGATTTGATTCTTTAGAGCACTACTTTGCGCAGTATGATATAGATATTATAGCTCTGCTTGATGATAAGTATCAAAAGCAGTCAGTACTGCTGCAAAAAAATTCGCGTATTAAAAATATGATAGTTGCCAACAACGGTGCCAATATAAATCACATTCAAAATCTGCGCAGGCTTGATTTGACAAAACTTGAAAACCTCGGTTCACAGCAGACAAAAGATTATCTTTATATATCTAAAGTGATTTTAAATTCCAAAGCCCAGCGCATCGGGTACTTCATACTCATACTTTCCAAAGAAAAACTGAAACTTTTTAACAGCTTTGAGAATGAACTTGAGAGCTTTTTTACCTATTCAAGAAAAGATTTATACTCTACCATTGTCAACAAAGACAAATCTACCAACCCTTACTGCGACTTAACTGCCAAAGGGCTGCTTTCATTAAAACAGTGTGCAGCACAAAAAGACAGAGCCTGCTTAGAAAAACAGTTGCGAGAAAAACTGCACAGTTATACAAAAGAAGAGTTAATATCCCTGCTGCTGGATGCTAACTCTCAAAAAATTTCAAGAGGAAAGATAAAATGA
- a CDS encoding DsrE family protein, with the protein MKYIKLISTIVFLALMVTPSFANDNEDEDETVKIVYQCDFADPKRVHLMLNTLNNAVKYYNKKMIDFEIDIVALGPCLQYVMKDFKGTGFVRKPYINHGGPTGAGTASRIQGLKQLGGDNIKMFACNNTMKKKNVKPEQISDYVEITPAGIIKTVDLQRDGYAYIKIK; encoded by the coding sequence ATGAAATATATAAAACTAATTTCCACAATTGTATTTCTTGCTCTGATGGTTACACCATCATTTGCAAATGATAATGAAGATGAGGATGAGACTGTAAAAATTGTATACCAATGTGACTTTGCAGATCCAAAACGTGTACACCTAATGTTAAATACTCTCAATAATGCAGTCAAATACTACAATAAAAAAATGATTGATTTTGAAATAGATATAGTTGCTCTAGGACCGTGTCTTCAGTATGTTATGAAAGACTTTAAAGGTACCGGTTTTGTAAGAAAGCCTTACATTAATCATGGCGGACCAACAGGAGCGGGTACAGCTTCAAGAATTCAAGGACTAAAGCAACTTGGCGGTGATAATATCAAGATGTTTGCCTGCAACAACACAATGAAAAAGAAAAATGTAAAACCCGAACAAATTTCAGACTATGTTGAAATAACACCTGCCGGAATCATCAAAACGGTAGATCTGCAAAGAGATGGCTATGCATATATCAAAATAAAGTGA